TCGGCTTTTTTTGCTCCACCTCTAAAATCCGCAAGCCAATTTTACTACCAACCACAGGTTTCCCCTCCAGCTCAACCCTCCCAATCCCAACCCGAGGAGCGTTTGACTTTGGCTTATAGAAACTTACCTCGACAAAGGCCTTCCCAGTTTCCCCATACAGTGCATCAGGCAAAAAAAAGGTGAGTTCAGAATTGGATTTTTTGACGAAATTCCAACTGCTAGGATAGTCAGCTGGCATCGGCACAGGATACCTCCCATTGAGCGTCAGTTCTGGTGTCATGCCGCGGTACTCGCCATTCAATTGTAGAAGGTACTCGGGAAATTGATAGCTCAGCGTGATCATTTTCCCTGCCGCGCCCGCGTAGCGCCTGGCCTCTGAACGCACGAACGCAACCTTCAAATCCGGTAGCAGGGTATCCGGAAACAACTGCGGCGTGTAGAAGTACTTGACCGGCACCTTAAATTGGTCAGCTTTGAGCATAAAGTAAACGCGGTCAGAGTCTTGCACCATGGCGTGCGGAATCAAGAAGCGAACGCGTTTGTCTTGGGGGAGAGATTTCAAGATGAATTTGCCATTTCCAGAATCCACAACGCTTTCGGAAAGTGGGAAAACGGTTTCGGGAATCAGCGGTTCGATGTCCTCTCGTTGATTGCCTGCCATGGAGCCAATTCGAGCCAAGGCTACCGTAAACGCCACAAATGGGTTTTTGCTGTCTCTATAGCTCTCGTCGGAAAAATGTCTACGCACGGTCTCCTTTGAAACCGGCCACTCCACCGCCGAGAGTTCCAAGTCTCCGGTCCATGCGGGCAAGCCGCTCAGATCAATTTCGGCTACGAAGCCTGTTCCATAAACTTGTGGTGCATACGCGGGTCCACGATGCACGCGGGTGTCGGTGGAAGGTCATCGACGAGCCTGCTCTTGGGCACTTGCGAAGCTGTTGGCAGCCAATAGGATGCAGACGAATCCCAAAATTCGTCCCAAACGATTGAAAGCTGAAAATGTGTGGCCTTTAGACATCATGCAATCCGATACGTATTCGTGGGGGTGAAGTTAAACACCTTCAAAATGCCGCGCAGCGGGAATGTACAAACGGACTGTCTGGAAGGACGAAGTGGTCGTTTGACTGTACCAACGGGCAGAGGGCCGCTAGCGCGGCGTGTGAGGGTGTGAGGATTTGGCCGCAGCCTTGCCCTTGCCGTTTCTCAGAATGCAGGGCTTACAGAGCTTTCTACTCCCTTGCCCAAAACTCCCACCGTTCAAGGACGAACGGTGCGGATTCTGGATAAACGGACATCCTGACGGACGAACGGGCAGAGGGGCCGCTAGTGCGGCGTGTGAGTGTGAAGTGCGAGAGGATTTTCCACACCGTTGCCCTTACCGCTTCGCGGAACGCAGTGCCCACACTGTGTTTCCACTCCCAGATCTTGACAGTAGCGCGTTTCCAACCCACACACCGCGTGGCGATAGGGGTTGGAGCGCGGTATTTGACAACCGCTTTGCCCTTCCACGCCATGCCGTTCCGCCTACACATTTCCTGTTTCCAGACTTAGCCTTGGCTGCCGCAGCGCTTGCTGATCCTGAATGGGCAAGTTTGGCTTTGGGGCCTTTGGTTTGGGGTCTGCATCGTCGACAAATGGGTCGTGCGGTGGCTTTTCTGAGGATTCTTCATTCGCAGATTGCCAAAGGAGGAAGATGGCCGGGAAAATCAGCCAAATCCAGGGATAGACAAATTGGGAGAGGTAGCCGGCATATTCAATGTCATTGTCGAGGTCTTCAAACCAACGGGATGAATTTCCGCCGTATTCGGTGGCGCCGGCGAGGTTGCCGATGGCTGACATGCAGATGGCAAGAACCACTAAAATACCTAACAAGGCGCCTCTGCGTTGGACAGAAGGCAAACGTTTCAGGAGTTTTTGGTCGAGTACCATGGCCCCCATCACCAGCAAAACTGCCGGACTTAGAATCACGATTGTAGGCCAAAAGCCTTCCAAGTACACCTGATTGATCGCCAACAACCAAGCCATGATTTGAGAAACCACAAGTAGAATTTTTACATACACCACAATCGGCGCGGCGGTATTGCCATCGGGCTCCTGACTCTTCACCGATGTCCATTTTCCCTGAAACAGAAACGCCCATTGACTGACGAGCAGCAAGGCGGTTCCAATCATGCAGGTGAAGAAGGTGATGGCCAAACCTTGCGAAAGGATAAGCCCCAGCAGGAAATAGACCACGCCGCCGATCAAGAAGTAGTTTTTTGCGTTCATGGATTGGGTGAATTCGAATCGCGTGCTTTGGAGTTTCGTGCGTGTACGGGGGAGACTCGAAAGGGTTGGGATCGGCGGTTGACGGTTTGTGACAATGGTTGGAGGCTTGCGGAGGCTGTGTTCTGCTTTCAGTAAAACGAAGAAAGCGTCCCGCTCGCGTGACAGATGTCGGTCGCAATGGTCGTGAGGTTTTGGGTAAAGGTTTTCAAGCTCGTATTTTGATTCGTGATTTTGTCAGTGTGAGCAGAGGGCCGCTGACGCGGCGTGCGAGGGGGTAACGCGGGGTGTGTGTGAGTAAACGCGGCATGTGCGTGTAGTGTGCGTGCGCGAAGGCCGCTAACGGGCGCGGCTTGTCGTAGTGCGTGTGCGTGTGCCCAAACCCTTGCCCAAACCCTTTCGACGACGCTCATTCTGCCAACAAATCCCCCAAAATCCGGTTTGGACTTTGCCGATCTAAAATGCAACTTTAGAACGTGGCGTTTTACGGAATTTTTGTTCAGTCAATCAGTAGGGTTATCATCGGTATGCGGTTCATTGTCAGTCTCCTCGTTTTGTGGTTTTCTCTGTTTTTGGGTCTTGCCAAGGCTCAGAGTATTTCGTTTATCACGCAAACGAGCAATACCACCACTTGTGGCATGCCTACGGGGATGGGTGTGATCTATCAAAACCTCGGGGTCGATACGCTGCGCAACGTGCAAGTGGCGGTGACGTTTCCCGCAGGTGTGCAGTATGTGCCGGGCAGTCTGGTCGGTCCGGGATTTGCCGAATTGAACATCAGTAATTTGGATTCGGTGATTTTTTCGACGACCAATCTTGCACCGCTTCGATCGGATACTTTTTTGATCTTGGTAGAGGCGCGCTGCGGCGCTGTGGATAGTTCGGCTGCGACCAATGGCATCTATGTCATGCACAGTACGGGCACGGTGATGGGGACTTCGATGCCTTACAATATTTTGAGCCCTGCCTTGAGCGTGCAGTCGGTCACGCCTTCAAGTTTCACGGGTCCGCTGGGGGCGAGTTTTCAGCGTTGTGTTTCGGTGATCAATGGTGGATATGGGGCAGTGTCTCATTTCAACGTGGTGTTGGAATCGGCTGTCTCTTCGTTGTTGCAATCGGGTTTTACGCTGACGGCGAATGGCGCGCCATTGTTTGCTACGGTTTCCGGGGACAGCATGACGCTGGCATTTGGTCCGGCGCATATTCAGGCGATCGGCGATTTGGATACCTTGTTTGAGCAAAATGAAGTGATCCAATTCTGTTTTACCGTCAATGTTGTGGATTGCATTGACCTGTCTACCGCGATCGGGACGAATTGGGGATGCCATGGGGCAATTTGTGAAACGCAAACGAGCGGGGCAAATGTGATTGTTCCGGCCTTGGTGCCCAATGTCGTGACGACCGATTTCTATGTCGAAAACCGCTGCTACGGTGGTGGAAGCCCGTCTTTGATCAAAATTGTGCTGCGCAATACGGGTTCGGGGCCTGCACGCGACGTGGTGGTGGATCTTTGGCAGGGCGAACCGACGGGACCTTCGAATGGGTATATTTCGCGGCTTGATTCGAACAATATCATTCTGAAAAGTACCCTCGGCGGTGTGACGGGGATGGCTGCATTTTCGGTCGAGGTGCAAGCGCCGGGGGCAAATCTCGGGTGTTTGGGGCCGAATCCGCTGCGGAGGATCAAGGTGCGCATTCCATTTTTGCAACCCGGCGAAAGGGATACGCTGATCATCGAGCAATATACCTGCTGCAAAACTTGGTGTGCCAATGCGCCCACGGTCATGCAACGCACGCATTATCAAGTCGAATACCACGATCAATGCTTTACGAGCAATTTCGTGTTGCCTGCAAATATTGTGACAAGTTGGAATTTTGGCAGGGTGATCTCCTTTACCAACAGCGGATTGTATGACATTCCCCTGGGCGACTCTGCAAATTATGAGATTGAGCATTCTGATTTCCGGTTTTTCAATTTTTCGCCGGGCGGATATGCTTGGGTGGATCTGGTTGTGCCTCCGGGATTGGACGTGGTCACCGGGCCGGGTGCCATTCGATTTGAGGATATCAATGGCGATTTGTGGAACCCTTACAGTGTGATTACTTCGGGAGACACGGTGCGGTCCTTTATCAGTTTGCCACAGCCGGGGCCTTTCAGTCTGGAAAAGGCACTCTTTAAATTCCGGTTGACCAACGACTGCTCGGGTGGACCTTGCAGCGGTGGACCCAAGACGGTTCAATATTCGATTCATGAACTTGCGGACCTCAGTTGCGGTTGCCGAAGCCTGATTGGTTGCCATAGTTTTGTGGTGAATTCCCATTGCGGCATTTGTCCTACGACCTGTGTGAACGGTGGCATGCTGTTTACCGGCTTCGAATCCTACCGCAAAAACTACGGCCTTCCCGACAATGACAACAACGGTTTGGCAGATGGATTTGGGGTGATCGACATGCAACGGGTGCGCACGCAGCACTTGATGTTGCGGGATACGCTTGTGACGAGATTCCATGGAATCGTCGATACGACGGCTGCAAGGCCATTTTGGGCAGAGGGCTTTGCCCGGTCTACGATCACACGCGGCACAAGCCTTACGCCTGTCAGGTACCGTGTGAGAATCGTCGACGTGAGTACCAATACGACGTATAACTGCAATCTGGCAGCGCCTACGCTCACTACCGCAGGAACCACGCGCACGTTTTCCTACAATTTGAGCGTCGCTTCCTTGGCAGCCTGCTTGCCACCCGGTTTTGTCTATGAGGTCAATGACACGGTAGATGTCACGGCGGAATATGTGGTTTCCAACAATATCGGGAGTGTCGTGGAGGCACAAACGATTACCAACCAATTCTTTTTGCAACCCAACGGCGGCGGATTGCAGGCTTCTTGCGACAACTATTCCGGAGGATTTGTCTTGGTAGGCTATTATTATACTTCCTCCGGTCCCGATGAATTCAGTGCCGTGGGTTGCAACAATGTGACGGTGACTGAAAATTATTATCTCAGCATCGGCAATTGCTGCAGCAACTATGCGGGGGGCAATATTTTTGACTACGAATTCAGGCATTGGGGAATCCCGCAATTGGCAAGGTTTTTTGTGCCCGCGGGCTATACGTTTGTCTCAGCGAGTTTGCGGCATTACCGCACTTCCGGTTCGCAGGCGAGTGTGAATACCCTGTTGCCGATCACGCCGACGGTCATCAGCAATGACACCATTTATTTCAACCTTGCCTCCCAATTTGTGAACAATGGCGGCACGTTGGTGCTCGGCGACGATGGCTATATCGGGACCGTGAATGTGGTTTTGCGCCCTTCGTGCAGGGTACTGCCGGATGTGATGCAACCGGTGAAGTATTTCTGGAATTTTGCGCCGATCCCCGCGCTTACCGGTCCGGGTAGTGTCGCGCCTACGCAGTCGCGCGTGGATTCGATCTCGTATGAAAGCCCAAGTCTCACGATCAATCCGCTGTTGCCCAATGCGCCGGGGCTTAGCTCGGTGGTCTCCTGGGATTTTACACTGGAAAACAATTCCAACCTTGCTGCAGCCACCAATGCTTGGTTTGCCTTGGTGAGTCCATCCGGACAAATTGTGCCGACTTCGGTTCGGTATTTGTTTAACAATTCCCTGCTGACGGCTGTCGGGGGGATTTATCAGATTGGCACCTTGCCGCAAGACAGTGCCCGCGCCTACCGCATCACGGCAGAATATGCCAATTGTTCGCCTGACTCCTTGCGCATCGTCGCAGGTTGGGATTGCAATGCCTTTCCTGCCAATCTCGGCGCTTATCCCTGCGCGCTCGCGGAGGCTTGGCTTTATATTCAGCCGCAGCCCTCGTTGTTGCAGGCTACGTTTGCCACCGAACCGGGTCCGCATGGGATTTGTGACAGCTTGAGGGTGGATGTACAAGTTGTGTCTTCGCAATTGGCTCGTGTGAAGGACATCCTCTTGGCCGTAAGTTTGCCACTTTCTGGCGGACTGACTTACAGCATGGGGTCCGCGCAGATGCAATATCCCCTCACTGCTGGTTATGCGGCGATTCCGAATCCGACGATTGCGGGAAACTTGTTGACTTGGGACATCAATGCGATCAACGCCTTGATCGCCGCAAGCGACCTTCCCGGCACGACGCGTCCGGATTCCAATGTATTCAATTTGCGATTTTACCTGTACACGAATTGTGACATGATTTCCGGGGATCGGATTCGGTTGCGGTTGGATGGTAGCCGCGCCTGCGGCGATGCTTTGACGCCTGTTTTGATGTTGTCGGATCCGATTCTGATCCAAGGCGCGGTGCAGCCCTATGTCACACAATGTACGGCCACTGCTGTTGATGCTTCGGCTTGCCCGATCAGCAAAACAATTACCGTGGAGATGGTCAATGCAGGGGCGGCCTTTACCAATTCCGGCGACAGTTTATTTGTCAATTTGGGTCCGGGGTACAGCTATGGTGCAGGATTTGTGGGTCAATTGAATGCCCCGACGAATATCAATCCACAGATTCAATCGAATCCTGGCGGCGTGCGTTTGGGCTGGGAAATTCCGGCGGCTTTGCCGGTGGGGGATACAATGCGGTTCACGTTCAATGTCAATGTCGGCGATGCGGTGCCCTGCGGGGCAGATATTGTGACGGTGCAGACGGTGACGACGCAGACCTTGTTTTGTGCGCGTACCTTGAGCAATTGCACGGCATCCACGCAGACGGGTTCGGCTGTGTTGAATCTGAATATTGTGCGGTCGAATCTGAGTTTTGTTGCGTTTAATTCGACGATTCAGCCGATCGTGGGCGGCTCGACCTACAATTATACCGGTACGCTTCAAAATTCAGGACCTGCAATTCCGCCGGGAGTCTCGGTGAATGTCAATTTCTATTGCGACAATGACAATTCCTCGGGCTACTCGCCGGGAGACATTCCTTTGGGGATCTATACCACAACGGCCGGTCTGGTGAATGGAGGGACGCACAATCTCTCCGGGAATTTCTTCATTCCGACAGGAAGCTGCGGCCTCGGAAACGCGATTTATGCGCTTGTGGCGCCCAATTCGATGGCTGGATTGTGTATCTGCGACACTGCAAACAGCAATACGAATGTCATCCTCCCCGTCGAATGGCTTTCAGTTTCCGGCGCGGCACTTCCACTGGAGAATGAGGTGCGTTGGGAGGTCAATGTCCTGCCTGATCACCGGTATTTTGTGCTGGAGAAATTGACGGTCAATGGCTGGATGGCGATTTCCCCGCGGATTTTTGACCTGCAGTCTGCTTATGCTT
The window above is part of the Bacteroidota bacterium genome. Proteins encoded here:
- a CDS encoding T9SS type A sorting domain-containing protein, translated to MRFIVSLLVLWFSLFLGLAKAQSISFITQTSNTTTCGMPTGMGVIYQNLGVDTLRNVQVAVTFPAGVQYVPGSLVGPGFAELNISNLDSVIFSTTNLAPLRSDTFLILVEARCGAVDSSAATNGIYVMHSTGTVMGTSMPYNILSPALSVQSVTPSSFTGPLGASFQRCVSVINGGYGAVSHFNVVLESAVSSLLQSGFTLTANGAPLFATVSGDSMTLAFGPAHIQAIGDLDTLFEQNEVIQFCFTVNVVDCIDLSTAIGTNWGCHGAICETQTSGANVIVPALVPNVVTTDFYVENRCYGGGSPSLIKIVLRNTGSGPARDVVVDLWQGEPTGPSNGYISRLDSNNIILKSTLGGVTGMAAFSVEVQAPGANLGCLGPNPLRRIKVRIPFLQPGERDTLIIEQYTCCKTWCANAPTVMQRTHYQVEYHDQCFTSNFVLPANIVTSWNFGRVISFTNSGLYDIPLGDSANYEIEHSDFRFFNFSPGGYAWVDLVVPPGLDVVTGPGAIRFEDINGDLWNPYSVITSGDTVRSFISLPQPGPFSLEKALFKFRLTNDCSGGPCSGGPKTVQYSIHELADLSCGCRSLIGCHSFVVNSHCGICPTTCVNGGMLFTGFESYRKNYGLPDNDNNGLADGFGVIDMQRVRTQHLMLRDTLVTRFHGIVDTTAARPFWAEGFARSTITRGTSLTPVRYRVRIVDVSTNTTYNCNLAAPTLTTAGTTRTFSYNLSVASLAACLPPGFVYEVNDTVDVTAEYVVSNNIGSVVEAQTITNQFFLQPNGGGLQASCDNYSGGFVLVGYYYTSSGPDEFSAVGCNNVTVTENYYLSIGNCCSNYAGGNIFDYEFRHWGIPQLARFFVPAGYTFVSASLRHYRTSGSQASVNTLLPITPTVISNDTIYFNLASQFVNNGGTLVLGDDGYIGTVNVVLRPSCRVLPDVMQPVKYFWNFAPIPALTGPGSVAPTQSRVDSISYESPSLTINPLLPNAPGLSSVVSWDFTLENNSNLAAATNAWFALVSPSGQIVPTSVRYLFNNSLLTAVGGIYQIGTLPQDSARAYRITAEYANCSPDSLRIVAGWDCNAFPANLGAYPCALAEAWLYIQPQPSLLQATFATEPGPHGICDSLRVDVQVVSSQLARVKDILLAVSLPLSGGLTYSMGSAQMQYPLTAGYAAIPNPTIAGNLLTWDINAINALIAASDLPGTTRPDSNVFNLRFYLYTNCDMISGDRIRLRLDGSRACGDALTPVLMLSDPILIQGAVQPYVTQCTATAVDASACPISKTITVEMVNAGAAFTNSGDSLFVNLGPGYSYGAGFVGQLNAPTNINPQIQSNPGGVRLGWEIPAALPVGDTMRFTFNVNVGDAVPCGADIVTVQTVTTQTLFCARTLSNCTASTQTGSAVLNLNIVRSNLSFVAFNSTIQPIVGGSTYNYTGTLQNSGPAIPPGVSVNVNFYCDNDNSSGYSPGDIPLGIYTTTAGLVNGGTHNLSGNFFIPTGSCGLGNAIYALVAPNSMAGLCICDTANSNTNVILPVEWLSVSGAALPLENEVRWEVNVLPDHRYFVLEKLTVNGWMAISPRIFDLQSAYAWRDAQPAVLEYYRVQAADANGGLHYSQQVEIVRDGFVENLRVYPNPTRNTVFLQAVGGAAYRIYNAFGQLILDGSLSDNRPSEISLAGIAAGMYLVEFRHGGRQATLRLVVE